A genomic stretch from Scheffersomyces stipitis CBS 6054 chromosome 6, complete sequence includes:
- the MAL5 gene encoding maltose permease (go_component integral to membrane~go_function transporter activity~go_process transport): MTLSEAWKDHKPAMLWSIVLGATIIMEGYDCILTSSFYAYPQFKKVFGDQIVAKDGSISYELATRWQIGLGCASTVGTMIGVFFNGYLAERFGHRMVILVSLTFMAGFLFIVFFAKTIEVLLVGQILCGIPWGIFATMGISYASEILPLQLRGYLTSIINLYWATGQFVAAGALQALVNNDTKWSYKIPYGLQWMWIPPLFIMTLLAPDSPWYLIRKGKIEQAEKSIKRLGSKRIADKSKTTLALMIHTNKLEKEQQLANLESTSGWKGYIQCFQGVNLRRTEIVCIAFAGQVLSGSTFAYSPSYFFSQAGLNSSETYKLNLGTTAIAFSGTVCSWFLLARFGRRTIYVTGFAFLVLFLFLIGVLAKPAESNGTVKWVQCGLTMLWVSTYALTIGPLAFTISAEMSATRIRSQSVCLARNSYNLVNLISYIVEPYLINPGSANLRGKTAFVWFATALPTFIWSYYRLPETRNRTYEELDLLFEKRVPARQFASYDLYSGDTSEIEKFEE; this comes from the coding sequence ATGACACTTAGTGAAGCGTGGAAAGATCACAAACCGGCAATGCTTTGGTCCATCGTATTGGGTGCTACAATCATTATGGAAGGTTACGATTGTATTTTGACAAGCTCTTTTTATGCCTACCCTCAATTTAAGAAGGTTTTTGGAGATCAAATAGTCGCTAAAGATGGGTCAATTCTGTACGAATTAGCCACTAGATGGCAAATTGGTCTTGGATGTGCTAGCACTGTTGGGACAATGATAggtgtcttcttcaatggtTATTTGGCAGAAAGATTTGGTCACAGAATGGTGATTCTTGTGAGTTTGACTTTTATGGCAGGATTTCTCTTCATTGTGTTCTTCGCAAAAACAATAGAAGTTCTTTTAGTTGGTCAAATCTTATGTGGTATTCCTTGGGGAATTTTTGCTACAATGGGTATATCTTATGCATCGGAAATACTTCCACTCCAATTAAGAGGTTATCTTACATCAATTATTAACCTATATTGGGCTACAGGTCAATTTGTTGCAGCTGGGGCTTTGCAAGCATTAGTGAACAATGATACCAAATGGTCTTACAAAATTCCATACGGTCTACAATGGATGTGGATTCCACCTTTATTTATTATGACTCTATTGGCTCCAGATTCTCCTTGGTATCTAAttagaaaaggaaaaatCGAAcaagctgaaaaatctatCAAACGTTTGGGTTCCAAAAGAATTGCAGATAAATCAAAAACAACTCTCGCATTGATGATTCATACTAACAAGCTTGAAAAGGAGCAACAGTTAGCAAATCTTGAATCAACTAGTGGCTGGAAAGGTTATATTCAATGCTTTCAAGGGGTTAACTTGCGTCGAACAGAAATAGTTTGTATTGCCTTTGCTGGTCAAGTTCTATctggttcaacttttgCTTATTCTCCAAGctattttttttcacaAGCTGGCTTGAATAGCAGCGAAACATACAAATTAAATTTAGGTACAACTGCAATCGCATTTAGTGGAACTGTATGCTCTTGGTTTCTCTTAGCAAggtttggaagaagaacaatcTATGTCACAGGTTTTGCTTTTCTTGTCttatttttgtttttaATTGGTGTTTTAGCAAAGCCAGCGGAATCAAATGGTACAGTGAAATGGGTTCAATGTGGTTTAACTATGCTTTGGGTTAGTACCTATGCTTTAACGATTGGTCCACTTGCTTTCACAATTTCTGCTGAGATGTCAGCAACGAGAATTAGATCGCAGTCTGTTTGTCTTGCAAGAAATTCCTACAATCTTGTCAATCTAATTTCGTACATTGTTGAACCCTACCTTATTAACCCAGGATCAGCAAACTTGAGGGGGAAGACTGCTTTTGTTTGGTTTGCTACAGCACTTCCAACTTTTATTTGGAGTTATTACAGGTTGCCtgaaacaagaaatagaaCTTACGAAGAACTTGACTTGTTGTTCGAGAAAAGAGTTCCCGCTAGACAATTTGCAAGTTATGATCTTTATTCAGGAGATACTTCTGAAATCgaaaagtttgaagaataa
- the MAL3 gene encoding maltose permease (maltose permease slight similarity to Candida intermedia GXS1~go_component integral to membrane~go_function transporter activity~go_process transport), with protein sequence MSSVFVEDIKNPEKVVIVNSVAKKASDDSSLNSVDDYVSRFLDMSNEARDNDHNEKRMPLREGLKTFPKAVMWSIILSTALVMEGYDTYLLNSLFGFQAFNKKFGHFDKRLNKYIIEAKWQTGLNMGYNSGCVIGLAISGFVADIYGYRKTLMTALASSIALIFLQFFSPNKEVLLLAYVLLGINWGSYQTLTVTYASEVAPTTLRVYLTTYVNMCWVFGQLLGSGVLKAVSSMSETPNSYRIPFAVQWVWPIPLIIGVYLAPESPWFLVKRGRDQDAKNSLKRLLSENPLMPDKDVLSQAMLTKIQMTVREEDAKDVGNFSDCFKGTNWRRTRIAGLTWFFQCFCGSSLMGYSTVFYQQAGLPVSMSFTFSIIQYCLGIVGTVSSWFLSQKVGRRKIYLTGLSTMSLLMLLVGGLGTSSSKSAKWGVGTLLLLFTFVYDLSVGPMCYCIVAEMPSSKLRTKTVMLARNTYNVAHIVAGVVTPYMLSPTAWNWKAKTGFFWAGTAFVGSVWVFFELPETKNRTYAELDILFQDGVSSRKFNSTDVEVFDAGKLMEKYGATGIKQIIEHVDKTNYDILEQNR encoded by the coding sequence ATGAGCTCGgtgtttgttgaagatataAAAAATCCAGAAAAGGTCGTCATAGTGAACTCAGTTGCTAAAAAGGCCTCTGATGACTCGTCCTTGAATTCAGTAGACGACTATGTGTCTAGGTTCTTAGATATGTCCAATGAGGCTAGAGATAACGATCACAATGAAAAAAGAATGCCACTTAGAGAAGGTTTAAAAACATTTCCAAAGGCAGTAATGTGGTCCATCATTCTCTCTACTGCTTTGGTAATGGAGGGATATGATACTTACcttttgaattctttgtTTGGTTTTCAGGCGTTCAACAAAAAGTTTGGTCACTTCGATAAAAGACTCAACAAATATATTATCGAAGCTAAATGGCAAACTGGTTTGAATATGGGCTATAATAGTGGTTGTGTTATTGGACTTGCAATTTCTGGTTTTGTAGCTGATATTTATGGTTACAGAAAAACTTTAATGACAgctttggcttcttccatagctttgatttttcttcagtttttcTCTCCTAACAAGGAAGTTTTGTTGCTTGCATACGTTCTTTTGGGGATCAACTGGGGCTCTTATCAAACATTAACTGTTACATACGCCAGTGAAGTTGCTCCAACAACTTTGCGTGTATATCTCACTACGTATGTCAATATGTGTTGGGTATTTGGCCAGTTGCTTGGTTCTGGTGTGCTTAAGGCTGTTTCTAGTATGTCAGAAACGCCGAATTCATACAGAATTCCTTTTGCTGTTCAATGGGTATGGCCAATTCCGTTAATCATCGGTGTATACCTTGCTCCTGAGTCACCATGGTTCTTAGTCAAAAGAGGAAGAGATCAGGATGCTAAGAATTCCTTGAAGCGTCTTTTGTCTGAGAATCCACTCATGCCAGACAAAGATGTATTATCCCAAGCAATGTTGACAAAAATCCAGATGACTgtcagagaagaagatgcaAAAGATGTTGGAAATTTTAGCGATTGTTTCAAGGGAACAAACTGGAGACGAACTAGAATTGCTGGTTTGACTTGGTTTTTTCAATGTTTCTGtggatcttctttgatGGGCTATTCAACTGTATTTTACCAACAAGCGGGATTACCTGTTAGTATGTCATTTACTTTTTCTATCATACAATACTGTTTAGGTATTGTTGGTACTGTTAGTTCTTGGTTTCTTTCCCAAAAGGtaggaagaagaaaaatttATTTAACCGGGTTAAGTACAATGAGCCTTTTGATGTTGCTAGTAGGAGGATTGGGAACCTCCAGCTCTAAAAGTGCAAAGTGGGGTGTCGGTACTCTCCTATTACTTTTTACATTTGTTTATGATTTATCAGTGGGTCCAATGTGCTACTGTATTGTTGCTGAAATGCCATCTTCCAAGTTGCGTACCAAGACTGTTATGCTTGCCAGAAATACTTACAACGTTGCTCACATTGTTGCTGGTGTGGTCACTCCTTACATGTTGAGCCCAACTgcttggaattggaaagcCAAAACTGGGTTTTTCTGGGCTGGAACTGCTTTCGTTGGTTCTGTTTGGGTCTTTTTTGAATTGCCTGAAACTAAAAACAGGACTTATGCTGAATTGGATATTTTATTCCAAGATGGAGTTTCTTCTCGCAAATTTAATAGCACCGACGTTGAGGTATTTGATGCTGgaaagttgatggaaaaATATGGTGCAACTGGTATTAAACAGATTATTGAGCATGTCGACAAAACCAATTAtgatattcttgaacaaaacCGTTGA